In one window of Porites lutea chromosome 8, jaPorLute2.1, whole genome shotgun sequence DNA:
- the LOC140945437 gene encoding uncharacterized protein produces the protein MENYSSTNLKAYIKSEGGVAILDLNGRGLSSVPDAVTELSKLEKLRLDKNNLIKLPTSINKLKNLTKLDLKHNQLAKLPAEIGDLKELRELSVKHNQLVGLPSSIQKLNKLEKLNLYGNKLRDLCSEIGHLKELWWLSVSYNQLAGVPSSIQKLKHLEALYLCGNKLTELPAEIGDLMELRVLSLSNNQLVGLPTSIKKLNKLEKLDLFGNKLTTLSVIGALKELRELNVSNNQLVCLPTSIQKLNKLEGLYLDKNKLRELPSEIGDLKELRNLSVSNNQLADLRSSLQKLNKLQMLYLSGNKLAHLPGAIRCILKLKKQGTFVKTDIAVPTEIEARGERAQFVYQRALRNGAVNVYRARVLLLGQDRAGKTSLKNCLIGLPFNPNEQSTEGIEVDLSIFQVGVNEGKNWQATDESKQGFLGCSKDVAQMVVEKLCILASHDWVEEEEELKEKRELENDDYRKENQHGDSDGKKDSRGLFVNQVCKSTFNSSHFINNTNITSH, from the exons atggaGAATTATTCTAGTACAAATCTGAAAGCTTATATTAAATCTGAAGGTGGAGTCGCAATTCTGGATCTGAATGGCAGAGGACTATCTAGTGTTCCTGATGCAGTTACTGAACTGAGTAAATTGGAGAAACTTAGGCTGGATAAAAATAACCTGATCAAACTACCAACAAGTATTAACAAGCTGAAAAATCTTACAAAGCTTGATTTAAAGCATAACCAATTAGCCAAACTACctgctgagattggtgacttgAAGGAGCTGAGGGAGCTGTCTGTGAAACACAAtcagttggttggtttacctagCAGCATACAAAAGCTGAACAAGCTTGAAAAGCTGAACTTGTATGGTAACAAACTGAGAGATCTATGTTCTGAGATTGGCCACCTGAAAGAGCTGTGGTGGCTGAGTGTGAGTTACAACCAATTAGCTGGTGTACCATCCAGTATACAGAAGCTAAAACATCTTGAAGCACTTTACTTGTGCGGTAATAAGCTGACCGAACTACCTGCTGAAATTGGTGACCTAATGGAACTAAGGGTGCTGTCTTTGagtaacaaccagttggttggttTGCCTACCAGTATAAAGAAGCTAAACAAGCTTGAGAAGCTGGACTTGTTTGGCAACAAACTAACAACACTATCTGTGATTGGTGCCCTGAAGGAGCTGAGGGAGCTGAATGTGAGTAACAATCAGTTGGTTTgcttacctaccagtatacagaagctgaacaAGCTTGAAGGGCTTTACTTGGATAAAAACAAGCTAAGGGAACTAccttctgagattggtgacttgAAGGAGCTGAGGAACCTGAGTGTGAGTAACAACCAGTTGGCAGATTTACGAAGCAGTTTACAGAAGTTGAACAAGCTTCAAATGCTGTACTTGAGTGGTAACAAACTTGCGCACTTACCTGGAGCAATAAGATGCATtctgaagttaaaaaaacaaggaacATTTGTAAAAACTGACATTGCAG TTCCTACAGAAATAGAGGCACGAGGAGAAAGAGCCCAGTTTGTTTATCAACGTGCTCTTAGAAATGGAGCCGTCAATGTTTATCGCGCTCGAGTGTTGCTTCTTGGTCAGGATCGAGCAGGGAAAACCAGTTTGAAAAATTGTCTCATTGGTCTACCATTCAATCCAAATGAACAAAGTACTGAAGGAATTGAAGTTGATCTGTCAATCTTTCAAGTGGGTGTGAACGAAGGTAAGAATTGGCAAGCCACAGATGAGAGCAAACAAGGGTTTTTGGGATGTTCCAAAGATGTGGCACAGATGGTGGTGGAAAAGCTGTGTATTCTAGCCAGCCATGATTGGGTTGAAGAAGAGGAGGAACTTAAAGAAAAACGTGAACTTGAAAATGATGATTACAGGAAAGAAAACCAGCATGGTGATAGTGATGGCAAAAAGGACAGTCGTGGCTTATTTGTGAACCAGGTTTGCAAATCTACATTTAACTCCTCACATTTTATTAATAATACTAATATCACATCTCACTAA